A genomic region of Pseudorca crassidens isolate mPseCra1 chromosome 10, mPseCra1.hap1, whole genome shotgun sequence contains the following coding sequences:
- the ACTR8 gene encoding actin-related protein 8 isoform X1 — protein MTQAEKGDTENGKEKGGEKEKEQRGVKRPIVPALVPESLQEQIQSNFIVVIHPGSTTLRIGRATDTLPASIPHVIARRHKQQGQPLYKDNWLLREGLNKPESNEQRQNGLKMVDQAIWSKKMSNGTRRIPVSPEQARSYNKQMRPAILDHCSGNKWTNTSHHPEFLVGEEALYVNPLDCYNIHWPIRRGQLNIHPGPGGSLTAVLADIEVIWSHAIQKYLEIPLKDLKYYRCILLIPDIYNKQHVKELVNMILMKMGFSGIVVHQESVCATYGSGLSSTCIVDVGDQKTSVCCVEDGVSHRNTRLCLAYGGSDVSRCFYWLMQRAGFPYRECQLTNKMDCLLLQHLKETFCHLDQDISGLQDHEFQIRHPDSPALLYQFRLGDEKLQAPMALFYPATFGIVGQKMTTLQHRSQGDPEDPHDEHYLLATQSKQEQSAKATADRKSASKPIGFEGDLRGQSSDLPERLHSQEVDLGSSQGDCLMAGNDSEEALTALMSRKTAISLFEGKALGLDKAILHSIDCCSSDEAKKKMYSSILVVGGGLMFHKAQEFLQHRILNKMPPSFRRIIENVDVITRPKDMDPRLIAWKGGAVLACLDTTQELWIYQREWQRFGVRMLRERAAFVW, from the exons ATGACCCAGGCCGAGAAGGGGGACACGGAGAATGGGAAAGAGAAGGgcggggagaaggagaaggagcagCGCGGCGTGAAGCGACCCATCGTGCCCGCGCTAGTGCCGGAGTCGCTGCAGGAG CAAATCCAGAGCAACTTCATCGTTGTCATACATCCAGGTTCAACAACTCTGAGAATCGGTCGAGCCACAGACACACTTCCTGCCAGCATTCCTCATGTTATTGCACGAAGACACAAACAACAAGGGCAGCCCCTGTACAAAGACAACTGGCTCCTAAGGGAGGGACTAAAT AAACCTGAAAGTAATGAACAAAGACAAAATGGCCTTAAAATGGTGGATCAAGCAATATGGTCTAAAAAGATGTCAAATGGTACAAGACGGATTCCTGTGTCCCCTGAGCAG GCACGTTCCTACAACAAGCAGATGCGACCTGCGATTTTAGATCATTGCTCCGGAAATAAGTGGACAAACACATCTCATCACCCTGAGTTTTTGGTAGGAGAAGAG GCCCTGTATGTTAATCCTCTGGACTGTTACAATATTCACTGGCCTATCAGAAGAGGTCAGTTAAATATTCACCCAGGACCTGGGGGCTCCCTTACAGCTGTTCTGGCAGATATTGAAGTAATATGGTCTCATGCGATACAAAAATACTTGGAAATCCCACTGAAAGATTTAAAG tATTATAGATGTATCTTGTTAATTCCTGATATCTATAATAAACAGCATGTGAAAGAATTAGTGAATATGATCCTAATGAAGATGGGGTTTTCAG GGATCGTGGTCCATCAGGAGTCTGTGTGCGCCACCTATGGCAGTGGTTTAAGCAGCACGTGTATTGTAGATGTTGGAGACCAAAAGACAAGCGTGTGCTGTGTGGAGGATGGGGTCTCTCATCGGAACACTCG GCTCTGTCTGGCATATGGTGGATCTGATGTGTCAAGATGTTTTTACTGGCTGATGCAGCGAGCTGGGTTCCCTTACAGAGAATGCCAGTTAACAAATAAAATGGATTGCCTTCTTCTGCAGCACCTTAAAGAAACTTTTTGTCATTTAGATCAG GACATCTCTGGGCTTCAGGACCATGAGTTTCAGATTCGACATCCAGATTCCCCTGCCCTTCTTTACCAGTTTCGATTAGGAGATGAAAAACTCCAG GCTCCGATGGCTTTGTTTTATCCAGCAACTTTTGGAATCGTTGGACAGAAAATGACAACTTTGCAGCACAGGTCCCAGGGTGACCCTGAGGATCCTCATGATGAACATTACCTGCTGGCCACACAAAGCAAGCAAGAACAG TCTGCAAAAGCTACTGCTGACCGAAAGTCTGCATCCAAACCCATTGGATTTGAGGGGGATCTTCGTGGCCAGTCCTCTGATCTTCCAGAAAGACTGCATTCCCAGGAGGTGGACTTGGGATCCTCCCAGGGAGACTGCTTGATGGCTGGCAATGATTCTGAGGAAGCTCTCACTGCACTGATGTCCCGGAAGACTGCCATCTCGCTGTTTGAAGGGAAAGCCCTGGGCCTGGATAAAGCCATCCTCCATAGCATAGACTGTTGTT CGTCTGATGAAGCCAAAAAGAAGATGTACAGCTCCATCCTGGTGGTGGGAGGTGGTTTGATGTTTCATAAAGCTCAAGAATTTCTGCAGCACAGAATTCTCAATAAGATGCCACCTTCATTCAGGCGAATTATTGAAAATGTGGATGTGATCACAAGGCCCAAG GACATGGATCCCCGGCTGATTGCATGGAAAGGAGGGGCAGTGTTGGCTTGTTTAGATACGACACAGGAGTTGTGGATTTATCAGAGAGAATGGCAGCGCTTTGGCGTTCGCATGCTACGAGAGCGAGCTGCTTTTGTGTGGTGA
- the ACTR8 gene encoding actin-related protein 8 isoform X2 gives MVDQAIWSKKMSNGTRRIPVSPEQARSYNKQMRPAILDHCSGNKWTNTSHHPEFLVGEEALYVNPLDCYNIHWPIRRGQLNIHPGPGGSLTAVLADIEVIWSHAIQKYLEIPLKDLKYYRCILLIPDIYNKQHVKELVNMILMKMGFSGIVVHQESVCATYGSGLSSTCIVDVGDQKTSVCCVEDGVSHRNTRLCLAYGGSDVSRCFYWLMQRAGFPYRECQLTNKMDCLLLQHLKETFCHLDQDISGLQDHEFQIRHPDSPALLYQFRLGDEKLQAPMALFYPATFGIVGQKMTTLQHRSQGDPEDPHDEHYLLATQSKQEQSAKATADRKSASKPIGFEGDLRGQSSDLPERLHSQEVDLGSSQGDCLMAGNDSEEALTALMSRKTAISLFEGKALGLDKAILHSIDCCSSDEAKKKMYSSILVVGGGLMFHKAQEFLQHRILNKMPPSFRRIIENVDVITRPKDMDPRLIAWKGGAVLACLDTTQELWIYQREWQRFGVRMLRERAAFVW, from the exons ATGGTGGATCAAGCAATATGGTCTAAAAAGATGTCAAATGGTACAAGACGGATTCCTGTGTCCCCTGAGCAG GCACGTTCCTACAACAAGCAGATGCGACCTGCGATTTTAGATCATTGCTCCGGAAATAAGTGGACAAACACATCTCATCACCCTGAGTTTTTGGTAGGAGAAGAG GCCCTGTATGTTAATCCTCTGGACTGTTACAATATTCACTGGCCTATCAGAAGAGGTCAGTTAAATATTCACCCAGGACCTGGGGGCTCCCTTACAGCTGTTCTGGCAGATATTGAAGTAATATGGTCTCATGCGATACAAAAATACTTGGAAATCCCACTGAAAGATTTAAAG tATTATAGATGTATCTTGTTAATTCCTGATATCTATAATAAACAGCATGTGAAAGAATTAGTGAATATGATCCTAATGAAGATGGGGTTTTCAG GGATCGTGGTCCATCAGGAGTCTGTGTGCGCCACCTATGGCAGTGGTTTAAGCAGCACGTGTATTGTAGATGTTGGAGACCAAAAGACAAGCGTGTGCTGTGTGGAGGATGGGGTCTCTCATCGGAACACTCG GCTCTGTCTGGCATATGGTGGATCTGATGTGTCAAGATGTTTTTACTGGCTGATGCAGCGAGCTGGGTTCCCTTACAGAGAATGCCAGTTAACAAATAAAATGGATTGCCTTCTTCTGCAGCACCTTAAAGAAACTTTTTGTCATTTAGATCAG GACATCTCTGGGCTTCAGGACCATGAGTTTCAGATTCGACATCCAGATTCCCCTGCCCTTCTTTACCAGTTTCGATTAGGAGATGAAAAACTCCAG GCTCCGATGGCTTTGTTTTATCCAGCAACTTTTGGAATCGTTGGACAGAAAATGACAACTTTGCAGCACAGGTCCCAGGGTGACCCTGAGGATCCTCATGATGAACATTACCTGCTGGCCACACAAAGCAAGCAAGAACAG TCTGCAAAAGCTACTGCTGACCGAAAGTCTGCATCCAAACCCATTGGATTTGAGGGGGATCTTCGTGGCCAGTCCTCTGATCTTCCAGAAAGACTGCATTCCCAGGAGGTGGACTTGGGATCCTCCCAGGGAGACTGCTTGATGGCTGGCAATGATTCTGAGGAAGCTCTCACTGCACTGATGTCCCGGAAGACTGCCATCTCGCTGTTTGAAGGGAAAGCCCTGGGCCTGGATAAAGCCATCCTCCATAGCATAGACTGTTGTT CGTCTGATGAAGCCAAAAAGAAGATGTACAGCTCCATCCTGGTGGTGGGAGGTGGTTTGATGTTTCATAAAGCTCAAGAATTTCTGCAGCACAGAATTCTCAATAAGATGCCACCTTCATTCAGGCGAATTATTGAAAATGTGGATGTGATCACAAGGCCCAAG GACATGGATCCCCGGCTGATTGCATGGAAAGGAGGGGCAGTGTTGGCTTGTTTAGATACGACACAGGAGTTGTGGATTTATCAGAGAGAATGGCAGCGCTTTGGCGTTCGCATGCTACGAGAGCGAGCTGCTTTTGTGTGGTGA
- the SELENOK gene encoding selenoprotein K, which produces MVYISNGQVLDSRSQSPWRLSFITDFFWGIAEFVVLFFRTLFQQDVKKRRGYGSSSDSRYDDGRGPPGNPPRRMGRINHLRGPNPPPMAGGUGR; this is translated from the exons atggtTTACATCTCGAATG GACAAGTGTTGGACAGCAGGAGTCAGTCCCCATGGAGATTGTCTTTTATAACGGATTTCTTCTGGGGAATAGCCGAGTTTGTGGTTTTGTT TTTCAGAACTCTGTTTCAGCAAGATGTGAAAAAGAGAAGAGGCTACGGAAGCTCATCTGATTCCAGATATGATGATGGAAGAGg GCCACCAGGAAACCCCCCGAGAAGAATGGGTCGAATTAATCATCTGCGTGGCCCTAATCCTCCTCCAATGGCCGGTGGATGAGGAAGGTAA